GCGATGCAAAATGTCGTTTCGTTAGCAGTGCCGTTAACGGTAGATGTTAAGGTTGGGAAAAGTTGGGCTGAAACAAAATAGAAAGTGGGGTGAAAATTTTGCCGGAAATGCCAGAGGTTGAAATAATTAGAAAATCATTAGTAGGATTTTTAAAAACCAGAAGAATTAAAAATGTTGAAATTGGCTTAAGTCGATTGATTAAATGGCCTTCACCAACTGAATTTAGTGGGTTAGTAATCGGTAAAAAAATTTTGGATGTTAAAAGAAGAGGTAAATATTTATTAGTAGAGTTAGAAAATGAGTATTATATTATTGTACATTTGAGAATGACCGGTAAACTATTATATGTGAAGAAAGGTGAAAAAAAAGATTCTCACAGTCGGATTGTTTTTTATTTAGATAATGATGATTTATTGGTCTATGCTGATACTAGAACTCTTGGCACAATTCATGTTATTAATAAGACTGAAATATGGAGAATTTCCGGGCTAGCTAATTTAGGACCGGAGCCTTTGAGTAAAGAATTTACTGTAGAGTACTTAGAATTAATATTAGCCAATAATAAGGGGAAAATTAAAACATTATTGTTAAATCAAAAATACATTTCGGGACTAGGTAATATTTATGTTGATGAAGCGTTATTTTTAG
This genomic window from Negativicutes bacterium contains:
- the mutM gene encoding bifunctional DNA-formamidopyrimidine glycosylase/DNA-(apurinic or apyrimidinic site) lyase, which codes for MPEMPEVEIIRKSLVGFLKTRRIKNVEIGLSRLIKWPSPTEFSGLVIGKKILDVKRRGKYLLVELENEYYIIVHLRMTGKLLYVKKGEKKDSHSRIVFYLDNDDLLVYADTRTLGTIHVINKTEIWRISGLANLGPEPLSKEFTVEYLELILANNKGKIKTLLLNQKYISGLGNIYVDEALFLAGIHPERIAGKIESAEIKKLYTAINKVIKDGLAHGGTTFRDYRNAEGEKGQHQNHLYVYGRKDKPCLNCHTFINKIEVGSRGTHFCPKCQK